A region of the Desulfobacter postgatei 2ac9 genome:
TAAATCCAATATCCATGGGAAGGCCTTCTTGTTTATCATCCGGAAATAGGCTTGCAGTATATATGGGCGTTTTTCCAGCCTGATTATCCGTCAAGCAGCCCATAAAGACCCTTGCTTCGGGATTAGAATGGTGCCGGATAATTCTCAATGGGGGAGAGGTAGGTTCAATAAACCCGGCTTTTACATAAACATCATGCAGCAGCCTGAAACAGGACATATACTCTTCGATACTGCATGCCTCACAAAAGGTGATGTCGTCCAGATTGGTTTGAAGATCAGGAAGACGGCCACGGATGATTCTTTTTCTAAAGTACGCCGGCACATAAGGCAACAACAATTTTGTTAATGTATTTGAAATATTCATAACGCTTGAAATGAAAGCAGTTATCATGCCAGTGTAAGGAAATACCCGTTTCAGCGAGTTTAGACATAAATACTTCATGAATAAGAAAAAAAAGTTACGAAAACTACAACAGCAGTTACAAAAATTGCACTGCCTGAGTCGAGTCAGATCATATAGGGTGACAATCAAACTGTTTAACAATATATTCAATAGATATTTAAAACTCTTACATTTTCTTCCAGCGGTTCACTTTTTCGAATGCGGATTCAGCTGTTTTCAATAGTGTTGATACATTCACCGGCTTTTTAAAATAATCCTCAAAGCCGACATCAAGGCATTCCGACAGTTCAAATAAAGAGGCATAGCCGGTAATGGCATAGATAATAGACATGGGCTTAATGCTTTTTACTCTCTTACATAATTCCATACCGTTCATCACCGGCATATTTAAATCAAAAAACATGACCATAATGTTATTCTCTTCGATGATTTTTAATGCATCCCGTGCATTTTCTGCGGTGAAAACCTCATAACCGGCTTTGGTAAATACCTGGGAAAGCAATCTTAAAATGGGGGGTTCGTCATCAACGATTAATATTTTTTTATTTTCCATCATTCTTTCTCCTTGTCTGGGTTGGGGTCTGAGATATTAATAGAAGATGCTGCGTCAAGGTCCAGGATTTCCGAACTTAAATACATTTTTGTTTTGTACTGGGTGATAGCCATCAGCTTATTTGTAATCTCAGCCAGCCGTTGTGCCTGGTCTCTAATTTCCTTAACATTTTCTTCTTGGATTTGTCCATCAGCGATTTCATCAATTAATAATTCTGAAAAACCTAAAATTACCATTAAAGGCTGATTAATTTCGTGGCATATGGCGCCTGCGGTTCGAATCACCGCTGTCAGTTTTTCCTTTTCTATTTTTGCGCGCTCATAGTTCTTTGCGTTTGTAATATCCTCAATTGACAGTAAAACGGCTGTTCTTTTTTGTAATTGAAAGGGTTGGGTCGTTATTCTTAAATGCCTGCGCCCTATGGATTTAAAGGTCATGGATGTTTCAACCTGAAAATGCCCCTTGGTATTTTCAAAGGTATCATTCACTGTCATCCTCAATTTACATTTACTGCACTCTTTCCCAAATCCGCAGCCCTCAGGGGCATCTTCGTGATGAATGCAGCCAAGGGCGGTCCCACCTACAAGCCCGACGAGTTGATTATCCTTCTTATTTACAAATATGCAGACCATTCTGTTGGCCAAAACCAGTTTCAGGTCCGCGTCAATCACCGCGACCGCAATCGGTAAATTGTTAATAACCCGCAGGATATCATCCTTAGAAAACACTGTCGGAACATCCAATATGGTTTCTTTTATTTTAATTTCATTGGACATTGAAACGCCCTTTGCCGTTATTGACTCATACTGGTAGACAGTAAAATAGCCATTTTCGAATCCATGGTTTCAACCAGCGTGCATGTTGCACAGCCATCAAGATCCGTACCGGTAATCATTCCGGGGATGCCGATCTTAAAAGGCAACGTGCATTTTACATTTTTTAAGGCATTCCCGGACACCATATTAAGCATTTCAGACAATGTCCCAAACCGCTTCTCCCAAGTCAGTTCATCTTTGCTTTCGCCCAAAAAATTGGATGCAAGTTCTGCTACCAGTGGTGCCGGTGAAATAAGATCTATATTTCCACAGATATCCCCGGTAAAATTCAACCGACATGCCAATGCTGTATTCAGGTCGATGCCGGACTCATTTAAAATCGTTTCAGGACCTGTTTCAACCGGCATAAAAAACATGGTCTCCATAACTTCAGAAATCGAATTCGTTATCGCTGTCATCAATACTTTCTTCATAATCGGCCTCTCCAATTATACTGACAATTAAATCTCTGAGCGCCTCAGGGGTAAACGGTTTGGTAATATAACCGGCAGCACCGGTATCTATAAATTCTTTAATTTTTGAATCATTTCCCTCGGTTGAAATAACAATAACCGGAATTTCTTTGAACAGTGCTTCGGTCTTTACTGTTTTTAAAAAGCTGAGCCCATTCATTTCGGGCATGTTGTAGTCGGTCATAATCAAATCGACCCACTCTCCTTTGAGTACCGTTAACGCCTCTTTCCCGTTTGAGGCTTCAAGTATCCTGGAACCGCCGTATCCCGCAGCTGCAAGAGATCGTTTCAAAACGGTCCTCATCGGCATTGAATCATCTACAATCAATATTGAATAAGACATTTGCTTCCCTTTAGTTTCATTGAGCCATTTTTAATAAAATTTTCACTTCATGCATGTTGACCCCGAATTCGGCCATAATAGGTTAGCAACCGCCGGCATTGGCGTTAATTCCTTTATTTCACAGATCATGTTCTCCAGTGATGTCATATCTTCACTTCCTTGGATCCTGATGTTTTCAGGAAAATATCCCCCGATGCAATTTCAATTCGAACCGTGCGGTTGATGTTACCTCCCACTTCCTGCTTGTCTATCATCACCCTGTTCTTAAAAAACATTTTTTTTAACGCCAGATAATTGCGTTTTCCGATATTAAAAAAACCATTTTGATCAAGGATTTCAGCACCGCCTGCGACAAATATTTTAATTCTGGGCTTCATTGCGCCCATTGCGTAAGCGGTTTTAAACAGGCGAGGGATGCCGGTATCTGCGAACATGAATGGTTTTTGGACGGCTTTCTCTTTGTCTATGGCGGATTCCGGAAGCATATAGTGAAGAATCCCCCCGACTCTTACGACCGGATCATAAATAACCAGCCCTATGCATGATCCAAGAGAGTAAGTGATCACATCATCTGCGGGATTATTGCTTACTTTCATGTCTGCAACGCCGACAATTTGTTTCATCTATTCGTCCTCATCTCATTTCCTCATCTCATTTTTGCCGTCACAGTCCTTATTTTTTCGAGACAATGGAAAAGATGCCGTGGACATCCAGAATCAGTCCGACTTTTCCGTCAGCCAGAATCGCACCTCCGGCAATACCCCGGATATCATCCATATTCCCGCCAAGATTTTTAATGACATACTCGTCTTTGCCTAAAAGCTCATCAATTAAAAAAGCCCGTCTTTCTTCTTTTGACTCAACAACAACAACCAGGCTTTGTTCGACGGATTTAACATCATTGCTTGTTTTAAAAATTTCATTTAATCGGATTAGAGGAACCAGACGGCCACGATCTTTAATCATCTGACCTTTTCCTTCTACGGTGAAATATTCCCCCGGCCCCGGTCTGAATGCTTTTTGAATAGCGATGGTCGGAATAACATATCTCTCGTCATCAACCCTGACCAGCATACCGTCGATAATGGCCAGTGTCAGAGGAAGAGTGATAATGAATCGAGAGCCGACTCCCTTTTCGGATTCAATATTCAAATGGCCTCGAAATTTTTCAATCCCCGCTTTGACCACATCCATGCCGACCCCCCGACCGGATATATCGGTAATTTGCCTCGCTGTTGAGAATCCGGGCGAAAGAATCAGGCTAAAAACCTGTGCATCCGTCATCTGCTCATCTCCGGTAATCAGTCCGGTGGCAGTCGCCTTTTTAAGGATTTTCGCCCTGTCCAACCCCTTGCCGTCATCCTCAATTTCAATGACAATATTCCCGCCTTTATGATAGGCACGAAGATCAATATTTCCCTGTGGGGGTTTATTATTTGCCGTGCGCTCCTGTATGGATTCAATCCCGTGATCACAGGCATTCCTGATCATATGGACCATGGGCTCATAAAGGGCATCCACCATATTCCTGTCAATTTCGGTTTCTTCTCCGGTCATTGATAAGTTGATCTGTTTGCCCGATTTTCGGGACAAATCTCTTACCAGGCGAATCATTTTCATAAAGGTGGCTTTAATGGGTATCATACGCATGGATATGGCAATATTCTGCATATTGTTTACAATCTGTCCCAATTGTCCAACGGTCTGGCTTAGGGCGGAATTTTTCATAGTTTGCTGTCGCAGCATGGACTGGGCAATGACAAGTTCACCGGCATAATCTACAAGATCGTCCAATTTCTGCGTGCTGACCTTAACTTGGGAGTCCACTCTTTTTTTAACTGCGGATTGTTCCATTAACGCCGAGGCAACCTGAGCCGACGCGATCTTTTTATCTTCGATCAGAATTTCACCAATCTTTTTTTCCGGATGCCTTTTCTGGATTTCCAGTGCTTGGTCAATATCGTGTTTTTTAAGATTGTTTTTTCTGACAAGAATTTCTCCTAAAGGTTCTTTTTCCCCTTTGGTTAAAAAAATCTGGATATTTTTAAGTTTATCTCTCAAGATATCTACATCTATGTGGTCATCCTCTTGCCGATAACCGCTGACAAGCCCCTGTTTTACACTATCAATCAGGTGTTTTAATAAATCTACGGACTCAAGAATTGCATCCGTGGCAGAGTGGTTAATGATAAAATCTCCGCTTCTGGCGCTGTCCAAAAGATTTTCCATATATTGTTTACATCGCTTTGAAATATCATAAAAAGTTGACGGCTTAATATTTGCGGAAATGTCGATAAGATCTTCTACATTACCAATGATCTCTTTTATCTCAGGATCTTTTCCCGGGCATAAACCGGCGATAAGCATTGAAAGCTCATTCAATTTTCTCTCTAACTCGTTGTATTCGCCGTTTTGGGGTTGATCATCGGATTGAAAGCGCTTGCGGACAAATAAAGTGTTGCTCTCTTTTTCACCCATATTTTTCAGTTTCGTGCTGAAGTCTGTAACAACCATCTCAAGATTTGACAATAAGTTGCTTTTCACCCGGGGTCCGTCTTTTATTATGGCATCAACAATGTGTCTGACCTTTAGAATTTGCGCAGCCTCCGACAATAGGTTCTGCGCTTTGCATTGCGCATGTATGCTCTTGAGAATGGGCAGCAGCGTCTTGATCGAGTCCGGTTGAGCCGGGTCGGATAGGATCAATTCTGATGCCAGCCTTTCCGTCGTTGCGATTATATTTTCATAAGACATTGGCTTTTCCAAATTTTAAAAGTCCTTGTGAATTTTTTAGGAAAATCTGCGGCACATGCTGTCAACTTGATGAATTTTTATATAGTTTCATTCAGAAGAAGCGTTTCATTTCCAACACACTTTATAAGAAAGTCCGGGTAACTTGCCAAGATCTTTCAAGCTTTGTTGTGGGCTCTGTCTGGCAGTTGATATGTCAGGGTCAGCCTATGGCTGTTATATTGAGCAACTTGAGAAAAAACGCCTTTTCATATGATATACTGACGCAGAATATATTAAGAAAATCGTAAAATAAAGATTTTTTATCGATATTCACCGTTTGTTGTGTCCGTCAGGATATGGGGGTTAAATTTTTTCGCCGTATTCTTTGCAATTTCAGAATAAACATTCTAAATTGCAAGGCATGATTCCTTGGTGGATTATAAAAATGAAATAATTGCCATGGGCTGGCCTGACATATCAACTGCCAGGCAGAGCCAACAACAAAGCTTGAAAGATCTGAGTAAGTTACGCAGACTTTCTTATAAAAAGATAATAAGGATAAGGCGGTATAAGATATGACAAATCAAAATGGATGGACAAAATCAAGTTGGAAAAATTATACGGCCCTTCAACAACCTAACTGGCCGGATCAAACAGCGTTGGAAAAAGTGACTAAAGATTTGGCGTTGCTGCCGCCGTTGGTTTTTGCAGGGGAAATAAGAACATTGAAGGACCTGTTGGCTAAGGCCTCAAAAGGGGAGGCGTTTCTGCTTCAGGGGGGGGACTGTTCTGAAGATTTTTCCCAAATTACGGCACCCATCATCAGGGAAACCATGAAAGTTTTGCTGCAGATGGCCGTTGTTATGGCCTATGCCGGTGGGAAACCAGCCATAAAAGTGGGCCGGATCGCCGGTCAGTTTGCCAAGCCCCGTTCGTCAGATACGGAAACTGTAAATGGTGTTGAACTCCCGTCTTATCGGGGAGACATGGTTAACAAAAGTGAATTCTCCATCAACGCGCGAACCCCGAATCCTAAATACATGCTCAAAGGATATTATCTGGCCGCCTCCACCCTGAACCTGTTGCGGGCATTTACCCGGGGCGGATTCGCAGCCCTGCACAGAGTGCAGGCCTGGAATCAGGAGTTTGTGGCCCAATCTCCCATGGGACGGTCTTATGACCGTCTGGCCAAGCAGATTGACCAGGCCATCAAATTTATGAATACTATCGGGATAACCACGGATATTCCCCAGATCAATCAAACCCAGATTTTCACCTCCCATGAAGCCCTTTTATTGCCTTATGAAGAGGCATTGACCCGGATTGATTCCACCACCGGGGACTGGTATGATTGTTCGGCACATATGCTTTGGATTGGAGAGCGGACCCGGCAGGTAGACGGGGCTCATGTTGAATTTCTAAGAGGGGTGCTCAATCCGATCGGGGTAAAAATCGGCCCGGATTATGATATTGAAAATATCAAGCAGCTCATTCAAATTCTTAACCCTGAAAATGAACCCGGACGGTTGACCCTGATCACCAGAATGGGCTGTGACGTTATAGAAAAGAAACTGCCCCCCCTGCTTCGTGAGACCAGAAAAGAGGGGTATCATATTGTGTGGAATTGCGACCCCATGCATGCCAATACATATACATCGGAATCCGGACACAAAACCCGGGATTTTAATGATATTTTAAAGGAGATCACCCGGTTTTTTGAAATTCACTGGGCCGAAGGAACGATTCCTGGAGGTGTTCATCTTGAAATGACCGGTAAAAACGTAACCGAATGTGTCGGCGGTGCCAGAAATATTGTCAGTGAGGAACTTCACAATCGATATGATACCACTTGTGATCCGAGACTCAATGCGGAGCAAAGTCTTGAAGTGGCGTTCCAGATCGCTGATATGATCAAGCGCTAAAAGAATCGTATACCTTAAAAATGGAGACATGATCACGAAAACAAAGTTTAAAGCCGGGGCGGTGCAGTTTGATATAAAAAACGGGGATGTCCGGGGTAATCTCTCTGTTGCTCTCGGGCATTTAGGTCATCTGGCTGACCAGGGGGCATGCCTTGGGGTCTGTCCTGAGTTTTTTTTAACCGGGTTTGATAATGAAAATATGGGGCGGCTTATGCCGGCTGTTAAAGAGAGCCTGCAAAGTCTGACTGAATTTGCCCGGACGCGGTCCATGGCCGTTGCAGGCACTCTGCCTGAGCAAAGGGGTGGTCAGATATTCAATACCCTTTATTTCATTGACCGGGATGGTGAGATCCGGGCCCGGTACCGCAAATTGCACCTGTTTCCTTTGACCGGTGAGGATCTGCATTATGCCAGGGGAGATGAGATGGTGACGGCAGACACCAGCCTGGGTCGCGTCGGGATAATGATCTGCTATGACCTGCGATTTCCCGAGCTTGCCCGCCGCCTTTTTCTCGACGGGGCGCGGCTTTTTGTGCTCAGCGCCCAATGGCCCCTTGCCCGGGTGGCACACTGGCAGGCACTGATTCGGGCAAGGGCCATTGAAAATCAGGCCTGGTTTGTCTGCAGTAACCGTGCGGGAACTGATCCTGACGGGCTGGTTTTTCCAGGCACTTCCATGATCGTTGATCCCAACGGGTCCGTTCTTGTTATGGGCGATGATAAACCGGGTATCATCATGGCTGACATTGACATGGACCTGATTGACCTGGTGCGGCAAACCATCCCCGTTGGGCAGGACCGCAGGGGGGATGTCTACGGTTAATATGGTTAATAAAATTGTTACGCTCGATGAGATGTGCCGTCTCTCTCATGAATATACAGAACTTGGCCGGACCGTTGTGTTTACCAACGGTTGCTTTGATATTCTTCATGCGGGCCATGTGGCCTACCTTGAAAAAGCAAAATCATTCGGGGATGTGCTTGTACTGGGCCTGAACTCCGATGCCTCCGTCCGACAGATCAAAGGCGATCTTCGGCCGGTGATCTGTCAGGCCCAGCGGGCGCGCGTGGTAGCTGCCTTAAGCTGTGTGGATCATGTGGTACTGTTTGATGCGCCGGATCCTAATGATTTGATCCGGGGTATTATTCCCCATGTCCTGGTCAAGGGGGCGGACTGGCCCGAGGATAAAATTATCGGGGCCGAGTTTGTCAAAGGATGCGGCGGGCGCGTGGCACGGGTGGCATTTGAGGAAGATATCTCCACGTCAAAAATCATTGAACGCATTGGAAAACGATTTTATGGCGGTGCCTAGGCCTTTGACATTTGCTCATTTGGACCTCTTCCCTGGGCTGGTCCATGGCGTTTTTCCCAGGACCGAAGGATACAGCAAGGGTCCCTTTCTCGGATTGAATGTCGGATTGAGCACCGGAGATGACCCTGATATTGTAAACCAAAACAGGGCGTTGATGCTGTCATCCATAGGCCTGACCCGGGTTCTGTTTTTAAATCAGGTGCACGGCAGTGACGTTGCTGTACTCAAATCGGAAGAAGATGCGGCAGGCGCTCTCTGGGAAGGGCAGGGGGCAATACCTTCTAAAATATTTAAAGCCGATGCGGCTGTGACAAACCTTAAAGGGGTAGGGCTTGCGATCCAGGTGGCAGACTGCCAGGCCGTAGTTCTGTACGACCCGCAAAAAGAGCTGATTGCCAATGTCCATTCCGGCTGGCGGGGCAGTGTGGCAGATATTATAGGCTGCTGCAT
Encoded here:
- a CDS encoding response regulator gives rise to the protein MMENKKILIVDDEPPILRLLSQVFTKAGYEVFTAENARDALKIIEENNIMVMFFDLNMPVMNGMELCKRVKSIKPMSIIYAITGYASLFELSECLDVGFEDYFKKPVNVSTLLKTAESAFEKVNRWKKM
- a CDS encoding histidine kinase dimerization/phospho-acceptor domain-containing protein codes for the protein MNDTFENTKGHFQVETSMTFKSIGRRHLRITTQPFQLQKRTAVLLSIEDITNAKNYERAKIEKEKLTAVIRTAGAICHEINQPLMVILGFSELLIDEIADGQIQEENVKEIRDQAQRLAEITNKLMAITQYKTKMYLSSEILDLDAASSINISDPNPDKEKE
- a CDS encoding chemotaxis protein CheX, yielding MKKVLMTAITNSISEVMETMFFMPVETGPETILNESGIDLNTALACRLNFTGDICGNIDLISPAPLVAELASNFLGESKDELTWEKRFGTLSEMLNMVSGNALKNVKCTLPFKIGIPGMITGTDLDGCATCTLVETMDSKMAILLSTSMSQ
- a CDS encoding response regulator produces the protein MSYSILIVDDSMPMRTVLKRSLAAAGYGGSRILEASNGKEALTVLKGEWVDLIMTDYNMPEMNGLSFLKTVKTEALFKEIPVIVISTEGNDSKIKEFIDTGAAGYITKPFTPEALRDLIVSIIGEADYEESIDDSDNEFDF
- a CDS encoding chemotaxis protein CheD codes for the protein MKQIVGVADMKVSNNPADDVITYSLGSCIGLVIYDPVVRVGGILHYMLPESAIDKEKAVQKPFMFADTGIPRLFKTAYAMGAMKPRIKIFVAGGAEILDQNGFFNIGKRNYLALKKMFFKNRVMIDKQEVGGNINRTVRIEIASGDIFLKTSGSKEVKI
- a CDS encoding chemotaxis protein CheA, with amino-acid sequence MSYENIIATTERLASELILSDPAQPDSIKTLLPILKSIHAQCKAQNLLSEAAQILKVRHIVDAIIKDGPRVKSNLLSNLEMVVTDFSTKLKNMGEKESNTLFVRKRFQSDDQPQNGEYNELERKLNELSMLIAGLCPGKDPEIKEIIGNVEDLIDISANIKPSTFYDISKRCKQYMENLLDSARSGDFIINHSATDAILESVDLLKHLIDSVKQGLVSGYRQEDDHIDVDILRDKLKNIQIFLTKGEKEPLGEILVRKNNLKKHDIDQALEIQKRHPEKKIGEILIEDKKIASAQVASALMEQSAVKKRVDSQVKVSTQKLDDLVDYAGELVIAQSMLRQQTMKNSALSQTVGQLGQIVNNMQNIAISMRMIPIKATFMKMIRLVRDLSRKSGKQINLSMTGEETEIDRNMVDALYEPMVHMIRNACDHGIESIQERTANNKPPQGNIDLRAYHKGGNIVIEIEDDGKGLDRAKILKKATATGLITGDEQMTDAQVFSLILSPGFSTARQITDISGRGVGMDVVKAGIEKFRGHLNIESEKGVGSRFIITLPLTLAIIDGMLVRVDDERYVIPTIAIQKAFRPGPGEYFTVEGKGQMIKDRGRLVPLIRLNEIFKTSNDVKSVEQSLVVVVESKEERRAFLIDELLGKDEYVIKNLGGNMDDIRGIAGGAILADGKVGLILDVHGIFSIVSKK
- a CDS encoding class II 3-deoxy-7-phosphoheptulonate synthase, coding for MTNQNGWTKSSWKNYTALQQPNWPDQTALEKVTKDLALLPPLVFAGEIRTLKDLLAKASKGEAFLLQGGDCSEDFSQITAPIIRETMKVLLQMAVVMAYAGGKPAIKVGRIAGQFAKPRSSDTETVNGVELPSYRGDMVNKSEFSINARTPNPKYMLKGYYLAASTLNLLRAFTRGGFAALHRVQAWNQEFVAQSPMGRSYDRLAKQIDQAIKFMNTIGITTDIPQINQTQIFTSHEALLLPYEEALTRIDSTTGDWYDCSAHMLWIGERTRQVDGAHVEFLRGVLNPIGVKIGPDYDIENIKQLIQILNPENEPGRLTLITRMGCDVIEKKLPPLLRETRKEGYHIVWNCDPMHANTYTSESGHKTRDFNDILKEITRFFEIHWAEGTIPGGVHLEMTGKNVTECVGGARNIVSEELHNRYDTTCDPRLNAEQSLEVAFQIADMIKR
- a CDS encoding carbon-nitrogen family hydrolase, translating into MITKTKFKAGAVQFDIKNGDVRGNLSVALGHLGHLADQGACLGVCPEFFLTGFDNENMGRLMPAVKESLQSLTEFARTRSMAVAGTLPEQRGGQIFNTLYFIDRDGEIRARYRKLHLFPLTGEDLHYARGDEMVTADTSLGRVGIMICYDLRFPELARRLFLDGARLFVLSAQWPLARVAHWQALIRARAIENQAWFVCSNRAGTDPDGLVFPGTSMIVDPNGSVLVMGDDKPGIIMADIDMDLIDLVRQTIPVGQDRRGDVYG
- the rfaE2 gene encoding D-glycero-beta-D-manno-heptose 1-phosphate adenylyltransferase; this translates as MSTVNMVNKIVTLDEMCRLSHEYTELGRTVVFTNGCFDILHAGHVAYLEKAKSFGDVLVLGLNSDASVRQIKGDLRPVICQAQRARVVAALSCVDHVVLFDAPDPNDLIRGIIPHVLVKGADWPEDKIIGAEFVKGCGGRVARVAFEEDISTSKIIERIGKRFYGGA
- the pgeF gene encoding peptidoglycan editing factor PgeF — protein: MAVPRPLTFAHLDLFPGLVHGVFPRTEGYSKGPFLGLNVGLSTGDDPDIVNQNRALMLSSIGLTRVLFLNQVHGSDVAVLKSEEDAAGALWEGQGAIPSKIFKADAAVTNLKGVGLAIQVADCQAVVLYDPQKELIANVHSGWRGSVADIIGCCINTMVTQFGCSPVSIRAGISPSLGPCCAQFINYKQEIPKALWQYKKKDRPYFDFWQISRDQLGAHGVLDKNIENMRLCTRCRTDLFYSFRANKATGRFAAVIALKI